From the genome of Plasmodium reichenowi strain SY57 chromosome Unknown, whole genome shotgun sequence:
TATGTTAAAGAATTTACCAGAAAAGGAATAACGTGGGGTTTTAAATTCATAAGAAGATTTTCCCTCAAAAGAAGATCTTAGAAATATATGGGTTCATACACTTAGTGTTGCAAAAGAAGGTTTggatgatatattaaaagtgTTAAAGTCattaatacaaaaatatttagaTAATGATATTTATGTACATATTGAAGAATGTGTGTGGAAGTATTTGTTA
Proteins encoded in this window:
- a CDS encoding putative exported protein (Plasmodium exported protein, unknown function), which gives rise to DLRNIWVHTLSVAKEGLDDILKVLKSLIQKYLDNDIYVHIEECVWKYLLYDGIWTKNHFKFCQTIGTEEIEYNKSFFFN